A part of Drosophila ananassae strain 14024-0371.13 chromosome 2R, ASM1763931v2, whole genome shotgun sequence genomic DNA contains:
- the LOC6506369 gene encoding transcription factor AP-2-epsilon isoform X2 encodes MKNKEDILEQGYCLFTSNFKLFADLAEPFFFAFDEFHLKDMQERLSGHGSLGLSGSSAAYTTHSGGHTGRSGPATGHSGHSGGSAATMHHQSLQSDFQPPYFPPPFHHSTQSPPQQQNHGALEYLGTDPYGQPLSSLHHAPLHHYNQLAGLRSTQDQLGIHRTHREAELQGHVTQLSHGFPYTDRRSDYGSAISAGAAHGTRLGHEHESLALHQALQNAVDDVQAPALDDNVAFMSDLPLIKSMKSGKEAGNLGSGSPSEVFCAVPGRLSLLSSTSKYKVTIAEVQRRLSPPECLNASLLGGVLRRAKSKNGGRLLREKLEKIGLNLPAGRRKAANVTLLTSLVEGEATHLAKDFHFVCETEFPARQLAEYIVRHQTEPQDSYRRKELILHSQQITKELMQILSQDRTTHFGTRSQHLLEPSMQRHLTHFSLITHGFGSPAIMAVLHAFQTFLNESLNYLEKLYPSNGGGMVSSSLDKSKIDNEKK; translated from the exons GAACGGCTCAGTGGACATGGGAGTCTAGGGCTATCCGGCAGCAGTGCGGCGTACACAACGCATTCCGGCGGACACACGGGCCGGAGCGGTCCGGCCACCGGGCACAGTGGGCACAGCGGTGGATCGGCGGCCACCATGCACCACCAATCGCTGCAGTCCGACTTCCAGCCGCCGTACTTTCCGCCCCCCTTCCACCACTCCACGCAGAGTCCCCCCCAGCAACAG AACCACGGTGCCCTGGAGTATTTAGGCACGGATCCCTACGGCCAGCCCCTGTCCTCGCTGCACCACGCTCCTCTGCACCACTACAACCAGCTGGCGGGCCTGAGGTCCACGCAGGATCAACTGGGGATACACAGGACTCACAGGGAGGCGGAATTGCAGGGACATGTC ACACAACTGTCCCATGGATTTCCGTATACGGATAGGAGAAGCGATTACGGTAGTGCAATATCGGCAGGAGCAGCCCATGGCACCAGACTGGGACACGAACACGAGTCCTTGGCCTTGCATCAAGCCCTTCAGAATGCTGTCGACGATGTCCAAGCTCCTGCCCTAGACGATAATGTGGCTTTCATGTCGGATTTGCCGCTAATAAAAA gcatGAAGAGCGGAAAAGAAGCCGGGAACCTTGGATCGGGTTCGCCCAGCGAGGTGTTCTGTGCGGTTCCCGGTCGCCTTAGCCTCCTCTCGAGCACCTCGAAATACAAGGTCACCATCGCCGAAGTGCAGCGTCGCCTGTCGCCCCCCGAGTGTCTGAACGCGTCCCTCCTGGGCGGAGTCCTTCGACG GGCCAAAAGCAAGAATGGCGGACGCCTGCTGAGGGAGAAGCTGGAGAAGATTGGCTTGAATCTGCCGGCTGGTAGGCGAAAAGCTGCCAATGTTACGCTTCTAACGTCCCTGGTGGAGGGGGAGGCCACTCACTTGGCCAAGGACTTTCACTTTGTGTGCGAAACCGAATTTCCGGCCAGGCAGCTGGCGGAGTACATTGTGCGCCATCAAACGGAGCCCCAGGACTCGTACCGCCGGAAAGAACTCATCCTTCATTCCCAGCAG atcaCAAAAGAACTAATGCAGATCTTAAGTCAAGATCGGACAACCCACTTCGGGACGAGATCACAGCACCTGCTGGAGCCCTCGATGCAGCGCCACCTGACACATTTCTCTTTGATTACCCACGGATTCGGATCGCCCGCCATTATGGCTGTTCTGCACGCTTTCCAG ACATTTTTGAACGAATCATTAAACTACTTGGAAAAGCTATATCCCTCCAATGGTGGCGGGATGGTGTCGTCGTCGTTGGACAAAAGCAAAATTgacaacgaaaaaaaatga